A genomic window from Sorex araneus isolate mSorAra2 chromosome 2, mSorAra2.pri, whole genome shotgun sequence includes:
- the ATP5PF gene encoding ATP synthase-coupling factor 6, mitochondrial — translation MILQRLFRLSSLLRSTVSVHLRRNIGVTAVAFNKELDPVQKIFVDKIREYKTKRQSSGGPVDTGPEYQQELDRELFKLKQMYGKADMNTFPNFTFEEPKFEVIDKPQS, via the exons ATGATTCTTCAGAGGCTCTTCCGACTGTCCTCTCTCCTTCGGTCTACTGTCTCCGTCCACTTGAGGAGGAACATTGGTGTGACTGCAGTGGCTTTCAATAAGGAACTTGATCCTGTCCAGAAAATCTTCGTGGACAAGATCAGAGAATACAAAACTAAGCGACA GTCATCCGGAGGTCCTGTGGATACTGGCCCAGAGTATCAGCAAGAGCTGGACCGGGAGCTTTTCAAGCTTAAGCAGATGTATGGCAAGGCAGACATGaataccttccccaacttcacaTTTGAAG AACCCAAATTCGAAGTGATTGATAAACCCCAGTCCTGA